A region from the Chelmon rostratus isolate fCheRos1 chromosome 6, fCheRos1.pri, whole genome shotgun sequence genome encodes:
- the akip1 gene encoding A-kinase-interacting protein 1 yields the protein MASQAWLESSLRRSASLGLEVLERASRRSVDWTSTGTSQTPTTTDEDAQIPVERAHTELDDVFATIADFMAQTTHQCKKFYESGCCTEPTDTERSHVSRFHTRSAAEMTTPLHAEAPSNKGGVSLAAEDFFIEVSPGTYAVTASMPDSQKQTQLVSVKAGESINLTFNL from the exons ATGGCAAGCCAAGCCTGGCTGGAGTCGTCTCTGCGGCGCTCTGCCAGCCTGGGCCTGGAGGTGCTGGAGCGGGCCTCCAGGCGGAGTGTCGACTGGACAAGCACTGGAACGTCCCAGACCCCGACTACTACAGATGAAGATGCACAGATCCCTGTCGAG AGAGCTCACACAGAGCTTGATGATGTCTTCGCAACCATCGCGGACTTCATGGCACAGACGACCCATCAGTGCAAG AAGTTTTATGAGTCTGGCTGTTGCACTGAGCCCACTGACACTGAGAGGAGCCACGTGTCCAGGTTCCACACACGATCAGCTGCTGAGATGACAACGCCCTTGCATGCAGAGGCTCCATCCAACAAG GGTGGAGTGTCGCTAGCGGCTGAAGATTTCTTCATCGAGGTTTCACCGGGGACGTACGCTGTCACTGCCAGCATGCCGGATTCACAGAAGCAGACTCAGCTGGTCAGCGTCAAAGCCGGAGAGAGCATCAACCTCACCTTTAATCTCTGA
- the rfwd3 gene encoding E3 ubiquitin-protein ligase RFWD3: MEAMEVDSPVEMRGGGSEQPAAAAAAVDANTLHVISDSGSSTEVDEDDENDNEGRQTAARVPPRLPATWAFSQRAVRGSAATPSAAQGAPIRRRLRQGLRVHYPSQTAAPSRGFPDFLLRAPAASVAEPESGSTTEVSESDEEEEEEEEEEAHEESTPAAEPVHSLPPASPRLSASLQPQEASPTNSGSAADGERTEAQNQVVQSVLVASAFVQPSHGEEGEGDNCTICFEAWTTAGEHRLSALRCGHLFGFTCIQRWLKAQGPTAKCPQCNKKAKRSDIILLYAPKLRALDNSEQETLKKSLEQEQSLRRKAELESAQYKLKLQVVNNKCGQLQQQLQEVRALVAQARSSVPSSSSSSSSTSVLVGLSQRADGSRMAQYSFSKAVLVSQAGGSRVLSYCEPLSCLLASQPSPHSTLVPGCGVKKVSVVNMKASQYVPIHSKQIRGLSFNRQNDSLLLSAALDNTIKLTSLLTNTVVQTYNAGKPVWSCCWCLDNSNYVYAGLSNGSVLVYDTRDTSTHVQELQPLRSRCPVASLCYVPRAASSSFPCGGLIAGSLEGGCFWEQVNETTYRPHILPLEAAGCTDIQVETESRHCLVTYRPGRSNPSLRCVLMALNRTPQQDSSQLPSCSCSPVQTFSAGSSCKLLTKNAVFRSPDGDGTLVCAGDEASNSTMVWDAGSGSLLQKLPADLPVLDISPFAVNGEHFLASLTEKMLKIYRWE, from the exons atGGAGGCCATGGAGGTAGACTCCCCCGTGGAGATGCGGGGAGGAGGCAGCGAACAGCCAgcggctgctgcagcagccgtGGACGCCAACACGCTGCACGTCATCTCAGACTCCGGCAGCAGCACAGAAGTGGACGAGGATGACGAGAATGACAATGAAGGAAGACAGACAGCGGCTCGTGTGCCCCCCAGGCTTCCCGCCACCTGGGCGTTCAGTCAGAGAGCGGTGCGCGGCTCTGCAGCCACACCTTCAGCTGCTCAGGGGGCGCCCATACGGAGGAGGCTCAG GCAGGGCCTCAGGGTGCACTACCCCAGCCAGACTGCAGCGCCCTCCAGAGGCTTTCCAGACTTCCTGCTCCGGGCCCCGGCCGCCAGCGTGGCTGAACCAGAGTCCGGCAGCACCACAGAGGTCAGCGAatctgatgaggaggaggaggaagaagaggaggaggaagcgcATGAAGAAAGCACACCTGCTGCGGAACCCGTCCACTCCTTGCCACCGGCTAGTCCTCGCCTCAGCGCCTCCCTCCAGCCACAGGAAGCCAGTCCAACCA ACTCCGGTTCAGCTGCAGATGGTGAGAGGACAGAAGCTCAAAATCAGGTCGTCCAG TCGGTCCTCGTGGCCTCGGCTTTTGTCCAACCGTCGCATGGCGAGGAGGGCGAAGGCGACAACTGCACCATCTGCTTCGAGGCGTGGACGACGGCGGGCGAACACAGACTGTCCGCTCTGCGCTGCGGACACCTCTTCGGCTTCACCTGCATCCAGCGCTGGCTGAAAGCTCAGGGCCCGACCGCCAAATGTCCACAG TGCAACAAGAAGGCGAAGCGTTCAGACATCATTCTGCTGTATGCTCCAAAGCTGCGTGCGCTCGATAACTCCGAGCAGGAGACCTTAAAGAA GTCTCTGGAGCAGGAGCAGTCTCTGAGGAGGAAAGCTGAACTGGAATCAGCTCAGTACAAACTGAAGTTGCAGGTCGTCAACAACAAATGTGGACAGCTCCAACAACAGCTGCAG GAGGTGAGGGCTCTGGTGGCCCAGGCCAGAAGCTCAGTTCCATCCTCTTCGTCCTCGTCCTCTTCGACCTCGGTCCTCGTCGGCCTGTCTCAGAGGGCGGACGGCTCCAGGATGGCCCAGTACAGTTTCTCTAAGGCGGTGCTGGTGTCTCAGGCCGGAGGCTCCAGGGTTTTATCCTACTGTGAGCCCCTGAGCTGCCTGCTGGCCTCACAGCCTTCCCCTCATTCCACGCTGGTGCCCG GCTGTGGCGTGAAGAAGGTGAGCGTGGTCAACATGAAGGCGAGTCAGTACGTTCCCATCCACAGCAAACAGATCCGAGGTCTGTCCTTCAACAGGCAGAATgacagtctgctgctgtctgctgctctggaCAACACCATCAAACTgaccag tCTGCTCACCAACACGGTGGTTCAGACCTATAACGCAGGTAAACCcgtgtggagctgctgctggtgtttggaCAACAGTAACTACGTCTACGCAGGTCTGAGCAACGGCTCGGTGCTCGTCTACGACACCAGAGACACCAGCACACACGTCCAGGAGCTGCAGCCGCTGCGCTCCAg ATGTCCGGTGGCGTCCCTGTGCTACGTCCCGCGGGCGGCGTCCAGCTCGTTCCCCTGCGGCGGGCTGATCGCCGGCTCTCTGGAGGGAGGGTGCTTCTGGGAGCAGGTCAACGAGACCACCTACAGACCTCACATCCTGCCGCTGGAGGCCGCCGGCTGCACCGACATCCAGGTGGAGACGGAGAGCCGCCACTGTCTGGTCACCTACAGGCCAG GACGCTCCAACCCGTCCCTGCGCTGCGTCCTCATGGCTCTGAACAGGACGCCTCAGCAGGACTCGAGTCAGCTGCCCAGCTGCTCCTGCTCGCCGGTGCAGACGTTCAGCGCCGGCTCGTCCTGCAAGCTGCTCACCAAGAACGCCGTCTTCAGGAGTCCAGACGGGGACGGGACGCTGGTCTGCGCCGGGGACGAGGCCTCCAACTCCACCATG gtgtgGGATGCAGGCAGCggctctctgctgcagaagcTTCCGGCCGACCTCCCGGTGTTGGACATCAGTCCGTTCGCGGTGAACGGCGAGCACTTCCTGGCCTCGCTCACTGAGAAGATGCTGAAGATCTACAGGTGGgagtga